One part of the Eucalyptus grandis isolate ANBG69807.140 chromosome 10, ASM1654582v1, whole genome shotgun sequence genome encodes these proteins:
- the LOC104423886 gene encoding paired amphipathic helix protein Sin3-like 1, with protein sequence MNDALSYVREVKDSFSDQPEKYKMFLKIMKDFKTGRVNRARVVAIARELFKGHDGLVYGFNVFLPEECQIAALYEPPAEDQPVTYEEAVRLIDKIKERFRNEERVRDEFFHILYLYRLGKEPRAVYYEVARLFADHPDLFQGFERFMPYSSIEEEEEEEFSTLAPGPSCWQMTGGSILKPRIKIDKDCADLDHNEDMTKRMHKDDRNATGSDMSC encoded by the exons ATGAACGATGCTTTGTCATACGTCAGGGAAGTGAAGGACTCATTCTCAGACCAACCGGAAAAGTACAAGATGTTCCTAAAGATCATGAAAGATTTCAAGACTGGAAG GGTCAATAGAGCAAGGGTAGTGGCAATAGCAAGGGAATTATTCAAAGGGCATGACGGATTGGTTTATGGCTTCAACGTTTTCTTGCCGGAGGAATGCCAAATAGCAGCACTGTACGAACCACCGGCAGAGGATCAGCCTGTCACTTACGAGGAAGCCGTCCGTTTGATAGACAAAATCAAG GAACGTTTTCGGAATGAGGAACGTGTTCGTGATGAGTTTTTTCACATTCTCTATCTGTACCGGCTTGGAAAGGAGCCCAGGGCGGTCTACTATGAG GTTGCTCGCCTTTTTGCCGACCATCCGGACTTATTCCAGGGATTCGAGAGGTTCATGCCCTATAGCTCaatagaggaggaggaggaggaggagttcaGCACTCTCGCCCCAGGGCCCTCGTGCTGGCAAATG ACAGGAGGATCAATTCTCAAGCCGAGGATCAAGATAGATAAAGATTGTGCCGATTTGGACCACAATGAGGACATGACGAAGAGGATGCACAAGGATGATAGGAATGCAACTGGATCTGATATGAGTTGTTGA